GGAACAGGTGCGTCGACATAGCCCCGCTTCAGAAGCCCCTTTTGGGCCTGCAGCCTCTTTCTTTCCTCGGCAGGCATGTGGCGAGTGTGTATCCAGCTCGTCTTTGGGCGAGAGAAGGGCGAAACCACCGATGGAGCTTCGAATtccgtctcggccggcgcctTCTCCGCAACCCTTTCCTTTCTCTTCAAGAGGTAGAAGTTTTTGAGGTCGAACTTGGAGTTGTTCCACCGTCTGACGATGTCCGCCCTTTCTTCTGGCGTTGCGTTGGTTAGGTCTCGCTGCCCCTGCACCATTCTTGATTTTATGATGTAGCCGTGCATGCTCTTTGCGAACATCTTGTTCACTTCAGCGTGCACCCCTTGCATCATGTACGCCGGAACCCCCCAGATACCTATGGGAGCTTGTTAGCATGTGTCAGGAGGCAGATGGGCGTCTCAGGGTGACCTTACCTGCGGCTGGCTTCGTGATCAAGCCTCCAATGCCCTTGCCGATACCTTTGACGAGGCCTCCAGCGCCATCCTTCTCAGCACCTCGAAGCGGCTGCGTGACCAGCCCAGCAATGCCGTCGAAGAACCCATAACCGAGTTCCTTGCCAGCAATCTTGATTCCGCTGCTGAGGTCTGTCACCTTCTCGATTGGCCGGATGGTATCGTCGTTGTACAGCCTGGGCATGTTTCTGAAACCTTTGGCCAGGCCGAGGCAGAAGTTCATGGGCGACTTGACACCCGTGGAAACTGCACGACCAACGCCCCGACCAGCACCCACTGCGGCCCCAATGCTCATTCCCATCGGCGAAGAATCTCTGCGAGAAAACGCTTGCCGCAGCTGGCCGCTCGAGGATCTGGACCGGGGGCCTTCCCCAGAGGCCCTCTGTTCTGACTCGATTGTTGTCATGATGGACGAGTCCGGGAGAGACTGCTGCGACACGCTGGGCGATGTTGGGAGCTCGGGAAGGTTGACGCTACTCGTGCTTGCGCTGGGGGCCGCGCGAATCAGGGGCGCGATGCCGTGGGCATCTGTGTTAGATTCGACTCTCGACGTTGTGTCACTCGCGGTCAGCGTCTGCTTGCTGGAGCCGCCAACGAGAGATGGCTGGGTGCTCTGACCCTCGCTGACGCGCTGACGAGTTCTGAAAATTTCGCGCGGCATGTCGGCGACAGCCATGCCGATGCTGGtgaggtcgccgacgagagAACAGGCTCCGGCTGAGATCGGATCAGGTGGCTGGTCTTCTGTATTGTACTCGAAGGCCCGGTAACTGTGTCATGGTCAGTAAGTTGCGACGTCGAAGCCACTGCAACATGAAAACTCACAGCTTGACATCGGAGTACTGGAGGAGGCCCTCTTCGACGagaacagccgccgccaggggcgAAAGGCGGAACTTGGTTCTCCTAACACGCCAAGCTGCCGCTCTGCTGGGCGCCACGGAGCATCGCAGCGAATCCATGTCCAGATGGGCATGAAAGCTCTTGCCCCCGACTTCGGTGCCTCGTTCCTCGCGAATTTTCTCTCCAAGCATCTTTGCCTGATCAAGAGTCTCTGGCCGAAGGCAGAACTTGATGGCTTCGGCCAGATTCTCGGCCGTCAGGTCCTTATAGGGAATCGGGTCATGTCCAGCCTTGGCCCTGGCTATCATGGCGCCCCAGAAGGGCTGGTCGCCGAAAAATGGAACGACAAGCGTCGGCTTTCCGGCCTTGATACCAGCAGCGGTGGTGCCAGCTCCTCCGTGGTGTACCACGCATGATACATGCTGGAATAACCAGTCGTGGGGCACGTTGCCGAGCATAAAGACGCCCTCTGGGATACCGACGTCATCCGCACCTAGCCCACCCCAACCCTTGGACACCAGGGCCCGGACGCCGGCTAGATGGATTGCGTCGAATATCATGCGGGTCATGGCGTTGGGGTCGTCGACCACGATTGATCCGAACCCAATGTAGACAGGCGGAGGGCCGGCTGCGAGGAAGGCAGCCAACTCGGGGTCCGGGGTATAGGAGGACGCAAGGTTGAGGAAATAGAAGCCGGAGATGTCGATGTTCCTGCCCCAGTCGTTCGGTTTGGAGATGAGTGACGGTGACCAACAATAGGTATAGGGGACTTTGAGGCGGGTCAGGAGGCCAGGTGCCCAGATGAAAGATAGCGGAGCGAGGTCCAGGGCCTTTTCTCGAAATCGGTTGATGACATCGCCAAGGCCCTGCCAGGTCATCATTTCGACGAGGGTGTAGGTCATGTAGTTGGTCATGACATCGTCTGCGTTGGAAGATTGGATATTGGCGAGCGGGTGGGGAAAGGCTCGCGTCGGAGACCAAGGCATGCTATTGAGGGAGATGCAGTGTCAGCAGAAAGGAAGACTGCAACAATGGCCTTGAGCACTCACGTAAACATCATGTGCAGGGGGATCCCCAGCTTCTCTGCAACGTGGATGTGCGCGAAACTGGGCGGGTTTGCAATGATGGCATCGGCAACAAAAGGCTCTCGGGTCTCGTCGCCAGGCAAGCCTTGGGAGAGGTCAAGCGGTtcgccgcgggcgtgcggtttcggcggcgggccaagaCCGTCTCCCGACTCGATGCAAGATCTCCAGCAGCCGAGCAGCATCTCTTGTATGCCGCGCCTGCGCTTGCTGACCTCGCCGCTCTTTACCGCGTCGAAACCCGGCATCAGGCCAGGGTACCTGACCATGAAGGCCATGAGCTCGGCGGGGTCACCCCCTATGTTGAAGAACTCGAGACCGTTTTCCTCGACAAAGGTTTGGAAGGTGGCATGCGTGGCGATGCGGACGCGGTGGCCGTACGTGTCCTTGAGGACCTTGCCGAGAGCGACAAAGGGCtggacgtcgccgcgggagCCGACGATCTGGACGACCACGTTGAggcgcgggggaggagcCTTGCCGGGTTCACCTCCGAGGCTGGGCGGGATGTAGGCGG
This region of Purpureocillium takamizusanense chromosome 9, complete sequence genomic DNA includes:
- a CDS encoding uncharacterized protein (COG:C~COG:G~COG:U~EggNog:ENOG503NU1I~CAZy:GT1); protein product: MEALDEKQRLASQDGSPPQTTPLLPRAPLDDDGTEALVTDGFQLPNLDVDPSQEEPPAYGENPDQVHFNQPGFEAGAQVTDDGRVNININTKNRRLADLLQPTLDSQISVEPQPALPPAYIPPSLGGEPGKAPPPRLNVVVQIVGSRGDVQPFVALGKVLKDTYGHRVRIATHATFQTFVEENGLEFFNIGGDPAELMAFMVRYPGLMPGFDAVKSGEVSKRRRGIQEMLLGCWRSCIESGDGLGPPPKPHARGEPLDLSQGLPGDETREPFVADAIIANPPSFAHIHVAEKLGIPLHMMFTMPWSPTRAFPHPLANIQSSNADDVMTNYMTYTLVEMMTWQGLGDVINRFREKALDLAPLSFIWAPGLLTRLKVPYTYCWSPSLISKPNDWGRNIDISGFYFLNLASSYTPDPELAAFLAAGPPPVYIGFGSIVVDDPNAMTRMIFDAIHLAGVRALVSKGWGGLGADDVGIPEGVFMLGNVPHDWLFQHVSCVVHHGGAGTTAAGIKAGKPTLVVPFFGDQPFWGAMIARAKAGHDPIPYKDLTAENLAEAIKFCLRPETLDQAKMLGEKIREERGTEVGGKSFHAHLDMDSLRCSVAPSRAAAWRVRRTKFRLSPLAAAVLVEEGLLQYSDVKLYRAFEYNTEDQPPDPISAGACSLVGDLTSIGMAVADMPREIFRTRQRVSEGQSTQPSLVGGSSKQTLTASDTTSRVESNTDAHGIAPLIRAAPSASTSSVNLPELPTSPSVSQQSLPDSSIMTTIESEQRASGEGPRSRSSSGQLRQAFSRRDSSPMGMSIGAAVGAGRGVGRAVSTGVKSPMNFCLGLAKGFRNMPRLYNDDTIRPIEKVTDLSSGIKIAGKELGYGFFDGIAGLVTQPLRGAEKDGAGGLVKGIGKGIGGLITKPAAGIWGVPAYMMQGVHAEVNKMFAKSMHGYIIKSRMVQGQRDLTNATPEERADIVRRWNNSKFDLKNFYLLKRKERVAEKAPAETEFEAPSVVSPFSRPKTSWIHTRHMPAEERKRLQAQKGLLKRGYVDAPVPQPSSSSSSTRQSLSDDAEYEQAIRASVQETSHGNAEEDAMIEAAIRESVRAMRQRGGLPETVPELPEKDIGNNPTIFDDEEYQITDEEYQSLIERAIQQSLANHMSYASLPQEEGIVELDAVTTNRSTGSGTGNAAPYRSTEEDDAELLRAIEESKRHATLTQPDDEEELKRAIEASKEHLEHEKSQRTEEEIVLEYVKKQSLAEEEYRRQSGKGKERADGDEQDDGEDEELKRALEESLRMHRGDESGPSGSRVHQDTKPEAER